Within the Salinibacterium sp. TMP30 genome, the region CGACTGCAGCTGAGTGAACGTCACGGTCGCACCCAGAACCACGATAAGTGCGGCAACAACTATGCCCGCCCAGGCGACGGCTTGCATACCGCTGCCCCGAGGAATCGAATTCGAACCCGTCTTTCTGCGTGACATCTTGTCGTCGACAGCCTCGCTATCGAATGCACCAAAGCTCTCGTCGATCGCAGCCGGACGTCGACGTTTGCGGCGCTGTGCGGAAGACACGGGCAGTGCTTGGCCCGGCCGCACCCGCGTGCGATCTTCAAGTTCAGCAACTGTAGCAAGCGCCCAGTCATCCATCGCCACTTCGATGGGGGTCTGTGACAGCCCAAGTTCGGACTCAACAGACTGGAGTTCGTGCACCAGCTCTAAGACGCTGCCTTGACGAGCTTCGGGCTTGCGCGACATCGCACGATTCAGCGCGCGCTCTAGGCTTTCGGGCACATCACTCCGGCCCGTAGGCCGAGGCTTTGCACGGTTAATGCGCGAAATGAGATCCGTGGACTTGTTTGACTCCCCCGGCACCTCAAACGGTGACCGGCCGGCGAGAAGCGAATAGACTGTCGCAGCGTATGACCACAGCTCAGATTCAATCGTGCCCGCTGTCTCATCCATCAAGACTTCGGGCGCTGACCACGGGATTGACATGCCGACCGCTTCGAGATTCTCGGACTCGCTGAGCGTCGCCGCAATACCAAAATCAGAAAGTACCGGATGCCCATAAGCGGTCGTCAAGATGTTCGACGGCTTGATATCACGGTGCAGCACGCCAGCGCGATGGGCAGTCTCAATTGCACTGCCAATCTTGATCGCAATTCGCAGCACCTCGGGAACAGGCAGTCGCTCCGCACGATACCGCTGACTCAGTGTTGACGAGCACAGTTCCATCACCAAGTAGGGCCGTCCATCAGACGAAACGCTTGCCTGATACACCGTAAGGATCGATGGATGAGCACTAAGCTGCGCCATCAGATTCGCCTCAGCCTGAAACATCTGGCGAACCTGATCGTTGACGACCTCGCTCAACATGACCTTGACAGCAACCTGTCGTCGCGGCATATTTTGTTCGTAGAGGAATACGTCAGCGAAGCCGCCAGAACCGAGAACGTGAACGTGCGAAAAACCCGGGAGCGCAGGGGGATCTGAGGGCAGTCTTCGAGCCACAGCACACCCCTAACATGTCGACGAGTTCGACCATTCTAAGTGAGCAATTAGCCCAATATCCCGATTCTGCCCCTTGTTTGGGGTCAGAAGGTCAGTCCCCAGTATGGAGGACCGACCGCTTAGTCCACTGTAGGTACTTCTAACACATCCACGATGATTGCCGTGATGTTGTCGCGACCGCCACTATCGAGCGCAGACTCGAGCAAGCTCGATATCGTCTCTTCGGTCGGGCGACGTTCGGCAAGTTGCCTCGAGAGTTCATCCTCCGGAACCTCGCGTGTGAGCCCATCGGAGCAGATCAACAGACGCTGGCCGCGGCGGATTGGCACCATCCAAAAATCTGGTGACGGTGCCGCATTGAATCCGATGGCTCGCGTGATGATGTTTGCATCAGGATGATCGTCTGCCTCGTCACGGGAAAGGACTCCCGCATCCACCATGTCTTGAACGACAGAGTGGTCGCGGGTGATCTGGGTGAGGGTATCGTCTTCGAACGAATAGACCCGGCTGTCTCCGACGTTGAATACCGCGAAGCATGCTGATTCGTGGTGTTCTGTGACTACGGCACCGGTGACAGTAGTTCCGACTCCCAATTCGCTGTCTTGAGCAATCAGGCCGATATAGTCTGTCGCTCTCTCTAGCGCGCGTTCAACCGCTCGGGCGGGTAAGAAGTCTCCCGTGATGGCATCGTCAAGTCGTTCGACAACGGCGGCGCTTGCAAGATCACCCGCAGAGTGGCCGCCCATACCGTCTGCAACGGCAAACATCGGCGATCGAGCGACATAGCTG harbors:
- a CDS encoding serine/threonine-protein kinase yields the protein MARRLPSDPPALPGFSHVHVLGSGGFADVFLYEQNMPRRQVAVKVMLSEVVNDQVRQMFQAEANLMAQLSAHPSILTVYQASVSSDGRPYLVMELCSSTLSQRYRAERLPVPEVLRIAIKIGSAIETAHRAGVLHRDIKPSNILTTAYGHPVLSDFGIAATLSESENLEAVGMSIPWSAPEVLMDETAGTIESELWSYAATVYSLLAGRSPFEVPGESNKSTDLISRINRAKPRPTGRSDVPESLERALNRAMSRKPEARQGSVLELVHELQSVESELGLSQTPIEVAMDDWALATVAELEDRTRVRPGQALPVSSAQRRKRRRPAAIDESFGAFDSEAVDDKMSRRKTGSNSIPRGSGMQAVAWAGIVVAALIVVLGATVTFTQLQSRSSDIPTVSDISATVSGDVVEFSWADPGIEAGDSYQITTTDGQAPVQQREPSFVVDAESGENVCISVTVTRDGKSGPSSAQKCAVLP
- a CDS encoding protein phosphatase 2C domain-containing protein yields the protein MTEIGGNNSGHTIALPGRKDQKFTLAWAAGTHTGYRRTANEDSYVARSPMFAVADGMGGHSAGDLASAAVVERLDDAITGDFLPARAVERALERATDYIGLIAQDSELGVGTTVTGAVVTEHHESACFAVFNVGDSRVYSFEDDTLTQITRDHSVVQDMVDAGVLSRDEADDHPDANIITRAIGFNAAPSPDFWMVPIRRGQRLLICSDGLTREVPEDELSRQLAERRPTEETISSLLESALDSGGRDNITAIIVDVLEVPTVD